From Loxodonta africana isolate mLoxAfr1 chromosome 16, mLoxAfr1.hap2, whole genome shotgun sequence:
CCATGCAAATCATTACCTATGGCGGCTGTGTGGTTCAATTCTATGTCTCCCTTGGGCTGGGATCCACTGAGTGTGTCCTTCTGGTGGTAATGTCCTATGATTGCTATGTTGCCATCTGTCATCCCCTCCATTACACTGTCTTGATGAATTCCCATCTGTGCATGAAGCTGGCCTCTATGGCATGGTTCAGTGGGTTGGTCACCACCCTGGTACACTCTCACTCTGCAGCTGCCCTTCTGTGCACATCGTCAAATTGACCATTTTTTCTGTGAGGTGCCTGTGCTCATGATGTTGGCCTGTGTAGACACCACATTCAGTGAGGCTGAGCTTTTCGTGGGAAGTATCCTGTTCCTTATAGTGCCTGTCTCATTCATCATGGTTTCCTATGACTACATTGCTCAAGCAGTTTTGAGGATCAAGTCAGCTACTGGCCGACAGAAAGCATTTGGGTCCTGTTCCTCCAACCATGTGGTGGTCATCATCTTCTATGGGACCATCATTTTCATGTATCTGCAGCCAGCAAAGAGCAGATCCAAGGATCAAGGAAAATTTGTTTCTCTCTTATACACTGTTTTAGCCCCCATGCTTAACCCTCTTGTTTATACTCTGAGAAATAAAGAGGTTAAAGGGGCTCTGAAGAGAGTTCTAAAGAAGGTTCTGCAAATCAATTTTACATGATTAtcaaaaaattcttaaaagagtTACTGTGATGAAAAGCTTTTAAACGGAGCCTATCGGAGATATTTTCTTTGGAttaattaaaccaaaacccaaacccagtgctgtcgagtcgattctgactcatagcaaccctataggacagtgtagaactgccccacagagttcccaaggagcacctggcggatttgaactgccgtccctttggttagcagctgtagcacttaaccactacgccaccagggtttccttggattAATTACAATACTTTATTTAAAATTCTGTAAAATTCTATGAATCTATATGTCTAGTCTTGACTTTGCCCTTACCCAATACTATCATAAAGCAAATCATTGATTTAGCCTGTGCTTCAGTGTCTTCTCTGAAGAATACATTGCTTAGCATatataaaattctttttaaattataaacttCACAAAATTAAGCTGAACatgaaaatattcaagaaattcATAATATCACTCAGTCTCTCTTTCCTGTATTTACCAATAATACATTCAGCCTGTCAGCCTTCCAAGAGCTACAGATGTACATGTTACTTACTTGTTACCAAGGATTCTGAGCAGGTTCTAAATTGAATGTATGCATCTTGGAAAAATTGTGAAGCAGAACACTCCACTTACTTAGAACTTTGAAGAGCAGTGTGGAGGtggaaaaacataaaatatatatatatatatatatggacaaaAACCTGAGGATAAAGGTAGCAGATTAAATATGATGGATAAAGCAGGTGGCAAGAGCTTGGTCCTTTGATTGTGTAGTGGAACTAATGAATAAGTCAATTTTTACTTAACATTAAACTCTGTTTCCTATGAAATTCACAGCTGTAGAATTTTCTATGGCCTAAAGACAAAATTAGTAACATTTattgtgtcactatgagtcagaatctacttgatggcacaggggttttttttttttttttttttttttggttttattgttgtaACCGtaacactgcttttttttttttttaatacttttgaattttttattctatattataTTATGGTGACAATTTGCACAGCAAGAACAGCACtatttcagcaatttctacatgtatgattcagtgacattgataacattcttcaagttgtataatTCTTGCTATTCTTTTCAAAATTATTCCACCAACATTAACATAACCTTATTGCCCATAAGGTTCTCAATGAACCTTTCAAAATCCTGCAGGCAATTTGATTTTACATgggtaattctttaaaagagcacaaggtTCAAGGCGGACATactttactacttaagctaaactattgtttggttcaaAGAAAACTTCAGAGGATAGTCTTGGTTTcagatttaaagtttaaagatcatcttagagcaatagttttgggctttatctAGCCTCAGTGGTTCCAGAGAATCTGAATTACATTGAAAATTTCTGaatctgtttaatattttcccacaaTTGATCAGCATTTTCTACAGGATCTTTGATCAAATCGTTCAGAAACGGAAGTCAGGCATCATTCATTTCTGGTCCCATGGTataggaggcaattgttcatggtgGCAACCAGACACACATTCCAATTCCTgaatttccttcttcctctgctattCCAGGTaaatggagaccaattgttgctGCTTGGATGGCCATAGAAGCATTTTTTTAAGCTGTGATTTGTCTTAAAGATAACATCTTTATCATACTATTTTCACTATTCGTACTGAAACACTGAGCTTTATTTTTCACAACTGTATCATCCATGGACTTTTTCATCTAtaatggcagttcaaacccatcctaTTGTGTCATGGAAGAGAAGCTCTGACAATgtatctacttccgtaaagattacagccaagaaaatcctatggaacagttctaatctgtaacacatggtgttgccctgagtcagaactgactagatggcacaacaatagcaacaaattcctttttttttttaaatgaactttgACATCTTGATTCTGGAAATTTTATGTGATGCATAGTATTATACATTCTGTTTTACTTCATTATACCAGGTGTTGAATTGTGTAGTTTATTGTAAACAACAGTTCTCCTTGCTCAACTtacttacaaaaaaataaataaattatgttaaatGAGGAAGATTATTGTGGGAGGGTCTCGTAGGTTTAGATCAGTacccatttaaaataaaaaataaagaagtcaGGAAATGAACCATCATTAGTAATCAATTAGATAGACATAATTAGGAACATAATGCACTGGCTGTGTTCTATCCTTTCAGTGTTTGAAGTATTAACCTCCCAATCATTTATTAACCCATTTATCACATTTTTGATGTGCAAGTATTCAATGTCAAGTTGTGTGCAAGTTGTGAAGCATAGTAGTAAATCAAGAAAGAAATGGCATGTGTCCACATTGAATTTATTACCACTGAAAAAGATGGATTTTTTTAGCTATCTGGTgctactagaacagaaataccacaagagggtagCTTTAACGAgctgaaatgtattttctcacagtttaggaggatagaagtctggattcaggctcagctctagaggaaggtgtTTCCTAATTAGCATCCATGCCCTGGAGCAATTAAGCCAATGAACCGTACTATAagtcagagagaaaaagaaagtttaTTAGGAAATGACGCCAACAAAAAGCCCGACAGCAACATTGGCTGTCTTTGTGGAGTCCCCAAAGGCAATTTTATGTTAGAGCTTATATATCGTTTTTGCAAGGGTTACACAGTGTCTTTAGGCACATAGCCCACAGATGGCCGGATGAGTTATACATTATAAGACAATTACAGAAGACTCCTTATCAGACTAAAGATATACATgctggacatctggactctaatctttATGTTGGGAGTCACAAGTCACAGGTGGCCAGATGGAACAAAAAAGAGCCGTTAACCAAATTATGCAGAAAGGAGCaggtaggcaaaaaaaaaaaaaaacttataggttATTTAGAGTATCATTGTGGCGTTAGTTATGGAAGCTCTCAATCACtcgttttgaaaaggagaaaacatgttgtgaCGTTAAGGGCCACAAAGGCTCTGTCTCTATGTGGGCTCGGGCGGGAGAGCCtcgttccttggtttcttggtgatcttcaggtggtgtggtatctatcttcccccatttttTTGCTGAATctgctctttatatctcaaaccagattgacttaaaacacaccctacactaatactgcctcattaatataacaaagaaaactcattcaaAAATGTTATTGTAACCACAggtatggaggttaggatttacagcacatatttttgaaagatgcaattcagtccataacatggactctaaacaaatataaaatatcatGGAAATGAAGTTGAGATAAGATTCATGAAGGAAAAACTAGAGGGAGTTATCTAATTGAATATCAAGGCGCTAACTGACAGCTTTGAGACTAAAAGGCTTATACCGAGAAGTCTCAAGTAAATAAAGCTAGAGGTACAAGGAGGACCACACAAGAGGGAATGAATATGGAGAGGGAAGAGTTTCCTGGAGAAGACTGTGTTTAAGGAAATGTAGCCAGGTATTAGGTGCAGCTTTAACCTGACTTTCTAAATCTGCACAGAATGGATGTGAATCTCACCAATTACATCATCTGCTGCTTTCTAATGGAACTCAAAAATTTCTACAAATCCCCTGAGGACTTCTATTCTTAAAGTGActgtggccttgttctggctcCTTATTAATTCCTTATGAGTTTACaatatttaaataaacttttattttgagAGGAGATAACTCAGATATGGCAGAGCATGTACTGAGCACACTTGAATCTTCCTGTTGGCTCTCTTTCATCTGCAATCTGCTCCTTTCATATTTTCCCAGGATTGCTACATTCTTTCCCCTGTATTACAGTCATCTCCCTTCTTGTAGTGTTTTGACACCAGCAAACACCCAGAGCTTGGAAGATCCAGTTTATAAGCTGAGAAGGTATTAGAATGTGTTTCCAAATATAAAGAACTTTCTCCTAAGAAGAGTTCTTGTGCCCTGTTCAGATGAtaaaatttccattcttttttataaaaataaaaatattgttacACCAATGTTTGTTGTGAGTCTTCGGGAAATTATCTCATGTTCTTTCAAATTCGTACTAGATAAAATATTTTAGAGTGTGAATATATAGGGTCTACAGCAATTTTTTATCACCATAAACAGTAACTCAGTGGTCCATATGAAACAatcctctttccttttttcccttccctcccactcTGGTAGCCAATAATAAACCTCCTTTGCCCTCATCAAATCTGTCCCTCCTGTCACTGATGAAGTATGGGCAGTGGGCTGCAGGCTGATTAACCCCCACCCTGgagcaaccaaaacaaaacaagccaaaCCTCTAAGTAATTGTTCATAACATTTTCATTTGTAATAGCTCCAAATTGGAGACAATCAAAATCTTCTCAAACAGGTAATGGTTAAGCAAACTCTGATCCATTCATACCCtgtaatactactcagcaataaacagGAATGTACTATTGCTGTACACAAtaacatggatggatggatgtaaaGGTCAATAtcctgagggggaaaaaaatcccaaaagTCAGATactctatgattccatttatataacattcttaacgttacaaaaatatagaaatgaAGAAACAATTTTAGGTTATCATGGATTTTTAAGGCTTTAAAATGGTGGGGGCAGTGGACTCAGTATGTTTATACAGGGATAGCAAGAGGGAGATCTTTGTGATGATGAAGGAGTTCCGTATCTTGATTTTGGTAGTGGTTCACAGAATTAATGTGATTAAATGATATCGAACTATACATACCCTTCACAAAAAATTCTTCGTTTGAGATTTTACAATAGTTATGTAAGATGTAGTAAACGGGGGCGGGGGCCTGTGAGAACATTACATGGGACCTCTCAGTATCACCATTGTAACTTTCTGAAAATCCGTAACTCATaggaaccttggtggtatagtgatgaaatgctcagctgctaatcaaaaggaagAGAGTTCTAACCCACAAGCTGTTCTGCTGgcgaaagatgtgacagtctgcttcctgaaAGGTTATACCTTTGGAaatcacatggggcagttctactttgtgctgTAAGATCTTCATACACTGCTCTTGGGATTGTATTCTGCTTAATCACTGAAAGCTAGCGTGACCTCCCTTACTTTTGAGAGCTTCAACATAGCTTTCCTACAAATCCTGAATTTCTGAATTTCCTGGGAGATATAAGAACGTTCCCTGAACCTCTGCTGTTCTAGACtttcaaatgttttgttttttggtctctATTTCTCTGTATTCAATCCCTTTCTGTCTGTAATATCTACACTGGTTTTAGTTTTCCTGATATAACCATAACTGAGAAAATATGTATCAAAAAAGGAcaagaggaggtggggccaagatggcggactcggtagacgctacctcggatccctcttgcaacaaagacttggaaaaacaagtgaatcgatcacatacataacaatctacgaaccctgaacaacaaatacagatttagagatggagaacgaacaaatacagggaagcagcgactgttttcggagcctggagccagcgtcccagtcaggtaaccttggcgctgggcttaggactgggcacaggggagctgatcACAACATCTGTGaaggcacaaacaaggggcacagccctacctccctgaactgaccccgggagggggcccagccagtccacgtgggcggcgtggcgacgcggctggtgggacaagaagtccccgggaggcagcggctgattttggagccaggagtgcagtgtcccagctggggaacgtTGGCGCTGGGCATCTGACTGGGTGCTGTCACCgtgcaagcacggggcgcagccctactcccctgaactgaccccgggaggcggcccagcCAGTCCACGTGGGCGGCGTGGTGACGTGGCTGAGGGACGAGAATTctctgggaggcagcgactgattttggagccgggagtgcagtgtcccagcagaggaaccttgacgctgggctttggactggcagcggaggatctgactgcggcttcagtgggccagaccctcgggggcaatctccacacagccagcccacataggcgacacgcccctcgggaatctcagataaaatagtcattccaagcaagacaagcaactttggcaatattccgaggtgctactctcctatctctctgaaccctcccccacccttcccaggcggcttcattaacattgaaatttcctgagccagagggagaaaggctccggctccgcggcggctttgcttcccccacgctttttttttttttttggtcttttcctaacccattcttccagcctgagagaaggaaatacaaaaaacccagggaccaaaaatccaaccctaattggactaaaaacacagaaccagctacagtcaagcatatatgatccaaatctcagacttcatccttacagggaacaaggtggcggttataatccaaaggcagttctgatagggatctgactgcatttgttttagcagattttctggaaaaacaagtttcccaggtctgatatctctgcttattcaacagagccctaactgacccacaacagggaactgagggctgaagctccccccagaccacctagcctcttgccttaggagtctaaggagggtgacctctaccaatcagtagaggtacttgcattgggggcctaaggtacagctgcagtgccctccgaCCAAgttgctataggaatagagacacacctacctcactgacacttggaggaagactgtcagcatcctgctccccctggAAGGTGAACCCCaactgctaatagaatctggtgcacacaactatcatcactacttctcgaggtggataggtgtcagtgtgcagcacacacttgatgacccaaaatcagattctactccagaatagtgaatagactctggcatatatatctggcaacagcccaaaccagctggtaataggtcataagtaagtcaagggctacaacaaacaagacagcataATCTAGTaacccatccacgtatattgaaagaaaacaaaacaagataagactcagtgagcaaatatagtataaatcactacaatatctcagtgagggctcggagacagcagtcgatatcaaaccacataaagaagcaggccatgactgcttctacaaccccccaaacaaaaaaatcaaaatctttcccaaatgaagatacaatcctggaattatcagagacagaatataaaaaactaatctgcagaatgcttcaaggcatcagaaacaaaataaggcaaactgcagaaaaagccaaggaacacactgataaaactgttgaagaactcaaaaagattattcaagaacatagtggaaaaattaataagttgcaagaatccgtagagagacagcattcagaaatccaaaagattaacaataaaattgcagaattagacaacgcaataggaagtcagaggagcagactggaGCACTTAGAATGCAGACTGCgacatctggaagaccagggaattaacaccaacatagctgaaaaaaaatcagataaaagaatttaaaaaaatgaagaaaccctaagaatcatgtgggactctatcaagaaggataacttgcgtgtgattggagtcccagaacagggagggaagacagaaaacacagagaaaatagttgaagatctgctgacagaaaacttccctgacatcatgaaagatgaaaggatatctatccaagatgctcatcgaaccccatttgagattgatccaaaaagaaaaacaccaagacatgttatcatcaaacttgccaaaacaaaagataaagagaaaattttaaaagcagacagggagaaaagaaaggtctccttcaagggagaatcaataagaataagttcagactactcagcagaaaccatgcaggcaagaagccaatgggatgacatatacagagcagtgaaggagaagaactgccagccaaggatcatatatccagcaaaagtctctctgaaatatgaaggcgaaattaagatatttacagataaacacaagcttagagaatttgcaaaaaccaaagctaccagaaatactaaaggaaattggtcagaaaaccaataatatcagataccagcacaacacaaggtcacaaaacagaacatcctgatatcagctcaaatagggaaatcacaaaaacatattaagattaattgaaaaaaagtgctcataacagggaatcattgaagtcaatatgtaaaagatcacaataatcaaaaagagggactaaatacaggaggcatagaactgccatatggagagtgatactaggcgatatagaacaatacaagttaggtttttacttagaaaaataggggtaaatgttaaggtaaccacaaagaggtataacaactccagaactcaagataaaagccaagaaaaacgtaacgactcaacaaacataaagtcaaacactatgaaaatgaggatctcacaatttactaagaaaaacgtctcagcacaaaaaagtatgtggaaaaatgaaatggtcaacaacacacataaaaaggcatcaaaatgacaacactaaacacttatttatctataactacactgaatgtaaatggactaaatgcaccaataaagacacagagagtctcggactggataaagaaacatgatccatctatatgctgcttacaagagacacaccttagacttagagacacaaacaaactaaaactcaaaggatggaaaaaatatatcaagcaaacaataagcaaaaaagaagaggagtagcaatattaatttctgacaaaatagactttaaagttaaatccaccaaaaaggataaagaaggacactacataatgataaaagggacaattgatcaagaagacataaccacattaaatatttatgcaaccaatgacagggctgcaagatacataaatcaaattttaacagaactgaaaagtgagatagacacctccacgattatagtaggagacttcaacacatcactttcagagaaggacaggacaaccagtaagaagctcaatagagacacagaagacctaattacaacaatcaaccaacttgacctcattgacttctacagaactctccacccaactgctgcaaagtatacttttttttctagtgcacatggaacattctctagaatagaccacatattaaatcataaaacaaacctttgcagaatcaaaacatcgaaatattacaaagcatcttctcagacaacaaggcaataaaactagaaatcaataacagaaaaattagggaaaagaaatcaaatacttggaaactgaacaataccctcctgaaaaaagactgggttatagaagacattaaggagggagtaaggaaattcatacaatgcaatgagaataaaaatacttcctatcaaaacctctgggacacagcaaaagcagtgctcagaggccaatttatatcgataaatgcacacatacaaaaagaagagccaaaatcagagaactgtgccgacaacttgaacaaatagaaagtgagcaacaaagaatccatcagacaccagaaaaaaacaaataataaaaactagagctgaactaaatgaattagagaacagaaaaacaattgaaagaattaacaaagccaaaagatggttctttgaaaaaattaacaaaattgataaaccattggctagactgactaaagaaatacaggaaaggaaacaaataacccaaataagaaacgagaagggccacatcacaacagacccaactgaaattaaaagaatcatatcagattattacgaaaaattgtactcaaatttgaaaacctagaagaaatggatgaattcttggaaaaacactacctacctaaacaaacacattcagaagtagaacaactaaatagacccataacaaaaaaagagattgaaacggtaatcaaaaaactcccccaaaagccctggcctggatggcttcactgtagaattctaccaaactttcagagaagagttaacaccactactactgaaggtatttcaaagcatagaaaatgacggaatactacccaactcattttatgaagccaccatctccctgataccaaaaccaggtaaagacattacaaaaaaagaaaattacagacctatatccctcatgaacatagatgcaaaaatcctcaacaaaattctagccaataggttcaacaacatatcaaaaaaataattcacctcgaccaagggggatttataccaggtatgcaaggctggtttaatattagaaaaaccattaatgtaatccaccacataaataaaacaaaagacaaaaaccacatgatcttatcaattgatgcagaaaaggcatttgacaaagtccaacacccatttataataaaaaccctcaccaaaacaggaattgaaagaaaattcctcaacataataaagggcatctatgcaaagccaacagccaacatcactctaaatggagagaacctgaaagcatttcccttgagaacgggaaccagacaaggatgccctttatcaccgctcttattcaacattgtgctagaagtcctagccagagcaattaggctagacaaagaaataaagggcatccagactggcaaagaggaagtaaaattatctctatttgcagatgccatgatcttatacacagaaaactctaaggaatcctccagaaaactactgaaactaatagaagagtttggcagagtctcaggttataagataaacataaaaaatcacttggattcctctacatcaacaaaaagaacatcgaagaggaaataaccaaatcaataccattcacaggagcccccaagaagataaaatacttaggaagaaatcttaccaaggatgtaaaagacctatacaaagaaaactacaaagctctactacaagaaattaaaaagaacatactcaagtagaaaaacataccttgctcatggataggaaaacttaacatagtaaaaatgtctattctaccaaaagccgtctatacatacaatgcactttcgatccaagttccaatgtcattttttaaggtgatagagaaacaaaccaccagcttcatagggaagggaaagaagcctcggataagcaaagcattactgaaaaagaagaagaaagtgggaggcctcattctacctgacttcagaacctattatacagccacagaagtcaaaacagcctggtactggtacaacaacaggcacgtagaccagtggaacagaatttagaacccagatataaatccatccacatatgagcagctgatatttgacaaaggaccagtgtcagttaattggggaaaagatagtctttttaacaaatggtgctggcataactgcatatccatttgcaaaaaaatgaaacaggacccatacctcacaccaagcacaaaaactaactccaagtggatcaaagacctaaatataaaggctaaaacgataaagatcatggaagaaaaaacagggacaacgttaggagccctaatacaaggcataaacagaatacaaaacattaccaaaaatgacgaagagaaatgagataactgggagctcctaaaaatcaaacacctatgctcatctaaagacttcatcaaaagagtaaaaagaccacctacagactgggaaagaattttcagctatgacatctctgaccagcacctgatctctaaaatctatatgattctgtccaaactcaaccacaaaaaggcaaacaacccaatcaagaagtaggcaaaggatatgaacacacacttcactaaagaagatattcaggcagctaacagatacatgagaaaatgctctcgatcattagccattagagaaatgcaaattaaaaccacgatgagattccatcttactccaacaaaaaaaaatcaacaaggctggcattaatccaaaaaacacaaaataatatgttagagaggctgtggagagattggaactcttataccctgctggtgggaatgtaaaatggtacaaccactttggaaatctatctggctttatcttaaacagttagaaatagaactaccatacaacccagaaatcccactactcggaatataccctagagacacaagagccttcacacaaacagataaatgagcacccatgtttattgcagctgtatttacaatagcaaaaagctggaaacaaccaag
This genomic window contains:
- the LOC111748878 gene encoding LOW QUALITY PROTEIN: olfactory receptor 2G2-like (The sequence of the model RefSeq protein was modified relative to this genomic sequence to represent the inferred CDS: inserted 2 bases in 1 codon), whose protein sequence is MTLARCKDINFYTFNIPYILGGDIATHVTFHTLQMGILRNNNESNLTGFILLRFSDHPQLRKILFVVILILYLLTIFGNTAIILVSHLEPKLHTRMYFFLSHLSFLDFCFTSSVIPQLLVNLWSPMQIITYGGCVVQFYVSLGLGSTECVLLVVMSYDCYVAICHPLHYTVLMNSHLCMKLASMAWFSGLVTTLVHSXTLQLPFCAHRQIDHFFCEVPVLMMLACVDTTFSEAELFVGSILFLIVPVSFIMVSYDYIAQAVLRIKSATGRQKAFGSCSSNHVVVIIFYGTIIFMYLQPAKSRSKDQGKFVSLLYTVLAPMLNPLVYTLRNKEVKGALKRVLKKVLQINFT